A window of the Arachis duranensis cultivar V14167 chromosome 5, aradu.V14167.gnm2.J7QH, whole genome shotgun sequence genome harbors these coding sequences:
- the LOC107488401 gene encoding uncharacterized protein LOC107488401 produces the protein MDATFEEEAEQAVTLNEYLEEVEERELEVDLVLGGDDGKECTYGKGYLKRQAIFSCLTCTPDGNAGVCTACSLSCHDGHQIVELWTKRNFRCDCGNSKFGEFYCKILPNKDVENTENSYNHNFKGSYCTCGRPYPDPDVEEQVEMLQCCLCEDWFHEEHLGLESSDEIPRDEEGEPLYEDFICKPCSEVCFFLNLYPKSIWAVGKQLDATVEVSKDKGVLEDKPSTGKSEEPMGDTSNNSPKVVDAKVDSESVSGGQSMLQGGNCDGSLDLNQCPESTSNGKSMLQVGDCNDGLDLKLNLNRGTENISGGKSMLHGGKCIDSLDLNQCAEGSDMKVDCLLGVDIAAASPILPSKAMFLSKNWRDALCKCNKCMEFYRQKRITFLIDKEDSIAEYERVAKQKREANIEQQQGAELSFFNKLGHVEKVEILKGIQEMKDGLRSFLESADTSKPITADDVHQLFDNIKKKRRRDV, from the exons ATGGACGCTACTTTTGAGGAAGAAGCTGAGCAGGCTGTTACTCTCAACGAGTACCTTGAGGAAGTTGAGGAACGTGAACTG GAAGTTGATTTAGTTTTGGGTGGTGATGATGGCAAAGAGTGTACCTATGGCAAAGGTTATTTGAAAAGGCAGGCGATTTTCTCTTGCCTCACCTGCACTCCGGATGGGAATGCTGGAGTTTGCACTGCTTGCTCATTGTCTTGTCATGATGGCCACCAG ATTGTGGAACTATGGACAAAAAGAAACTTTAGGTGTGACTGTGGGAATTCGAAGTTTGGTGAATTTTACTGCAAGATTCTTCCAAATAAAGATGTAGAGAACACTGAGAATTCCTATAATCACAACTTCAAAGGTTCATATTGCACATGTGGTCGTCCTTATCCAGATCCAGATGTTGAAGAACAAGTAGAAATGTTACAATGCTGCCTCTGTGAGGATTGGTTTCATGAGGAGCATCTTGGACTCGAGTCTTCTGATGAG ATTCCCAGAGACGAAGAAGGAGAGCCTCTTTATGAGGATTTCATATGTAAGCCATGCTCTGAAGTGTGTTTCTTTCTAAATCTATATCCGAAATCCATATGGGCTGTAGGAAAGCAACTAGATGCTACTGTTGAAGTTAGCAAGGACAAAGGTGTTTTGGAAGATAAGCCTTCAACTGGCAAGTCAGAAGAGCCAATGGGTGATACTTCAAATAATAGTCCTAAAGTTGTTGATGCAAAAGTTGATTCTGAATCTGTATCCGGCGGGCAGAGTATGCTTCAGGGTGGAAATTGTGATGGCAGCTTGGATTTGAACCAATGCCCAGAAAGCACATCCAATGGGAAGAGTATGCTTCAGGTTGGAGATTGTAATGATGGCCTGGATTTAAAACTGAATTTAAACCGAGGCACAGAAAACATATCTGGTGGGAAGAGTATGCTCCATGGTGGAAAGTGTATTGACAGCCTGGATCTAAACCAATGTGCAGAAGGCTCTGATATGAAAGTTGACTGTCTCCTGGGTGTTGACATTGCTGCTGCTTCCCCAATTTTACCCAGTAAAGCAATGTTTCTTTCTAAAAATTGGAGGGATGctttatgcaaatgcaacaaatGTATGGAGTTTTATCGTCAGAAGCGGATCACTTTCCTAATTGACAAGGAAGACTCCATTGCTGAGTATGAGAGAGTGGCCAAGCAAAAGAGAGAAGCAAATATTGAGCAACAACAGGGTGCAGAGTTAAGCTTTTTTAATAAACTTGGACATGTAGAGAAAGTGGAGATCTTGAAGGGCATTCAAGAGATGAAGGATGGGCTTCGTTCTTTCCTG GAATCCGCAGACACATCAAAGCCAATTACAGCTGATGATGTTCATCAGTTATTTGATAACATCAAGAAGAAGCGTAGACGAGATGTATAG